In Nostoc sp. GT001, a genomic segment contains:
- a CDS encoding YihY/virulence factor BrkB family protein, with the protein MPKPRFFRFFRHLNWRTIKKTFSRTIERRLLGLASEIAFNAMLSLFPAILAIITAIGLLAESLQNTFKQLAAQLSQVLPEQALNLIRDFATAEITNSKNSGLFSLSFVLAIWTASGAVSTAMTALDQIHQISPENIRPFWKAKLVSLGLTVGTMLLLVLASFSVFTSDWLLGIVVRENSSLIFLLHLWLLLRWALSLSIVAVAFGFVYRYGPSKWNSGTPMMPGAILAAVFWAMLSALFRLYVANFGNYNKVYGAVGAVIVLMLWLSMSAAVLLIGDQLNVTVGEDMRLKAQPQSKVKYYS; encoded by the coding sequence ATGCCAAAGCCTCGTTTTTTTCGCTTTTTTCGCCATCTCAATTGGCGCACGATTAAAAAAACTTTTTCCAGGACAATCGAAAGGCGACTTTTAGGACTCGCCTCAGAAATCGCCTTCAATGCCATGTTATCCCTGTTTCCAGCAATTCTTGCTATCATCACAGCCATTGGCTTATTGGCAGAATCTTTACAAAATACCTTTAAACAACTGGCGGCACAACTAAGTCAAGTCCTACCCGAACAAGCCCTGAATCTGATTCGTGATTTTGCTACCGCAGAAATTACTAATTCCAAAAACAGTGGTTTATTTTCTCTAAGCTTTGTATTAGCAATTTGGACTGCTTCGGGGGCGGTGAGTACCGCAATGACAGCCCTCGATCAAATCCATCAAATTTCTCCAGAAAACATCCGCCCCTTTTGGAAAGCCAAACTTGTCTCTCTGGGATTAACAGTCGGTACTATGTTGCTTTTAGTATTGGCTTCTTTCTCAGTGTTTACTAGCGACTGGCTTTTGGGAATAGTAGTGCGCGAAAATAGTTCTTTGATATTTTTGTTGCATCTTTGGCTACTGTTACGCTGGGCTTTATCTTTAAGCATTGTTGCTGTCGCCTTTGGCTTTGTCTATCGCTATGGGCCAAGCAAATGGAATTCAGGTACGCCGATGATGCCTGGAGCAATTTTAGCGGCTGTTTTTTGGGCAATGTTGTCTGCTCTATTTCGGTTATATGTGGCGAATTTTGGCAATTATAATAAAGTATATGGTGCTGTAGGGGCTGTGATAGTTTTAATGCTCTGGCTGTCAATGAGCGCTGCTGTTCTGTTAATTGGCGATCAGTTGAACGTAACCGTCGGCGAAGATATGCGCTTAAAAGCCCAACCGCAATCGAAAGTAAAATATTATTCGTAA
- a CDS encoding DUF4112 domain-containing protein has translation MPDSPPRFPMIEPDAKAPTLKRLRQLSRLLDNVITIPGTKIGFGLDPILGLIPIGGDFLGIMFSSYIILEAARLGVSRATLGKMVLNIIIDGLVGAVPVLGDFFDFAWRANTNNIKLLEEYLKFPSEQKSADRWFIFAVLAGLLLISIVLVALPVILIRILWSAFTGG, from the coding sequence ATGCCTGATTCTCCTCCTCGATTTCCGATGATTGAACCTGATGCCAAAGCACCCACCTTGAAGCGCCTGCGTCAGTTAAGTCGGCTGCTGGATAATGTTATTACCATTCCTGGCACAAAGATTGGTTTTGGTTTAGATCCAATTTTAGGACTCATACCGATTGGTGGTGATTTTTTGGGAATAATGTTTTCTAGCTACATCATTCTAGAAGCAGCACGGCTAGGCGTATCTAGAGCCACTCTAGGTAAAATGGTTTTGAATATAATCATTGATGGTTTAGTAGGCGCTGTCCCAGTTTTGGGAGACTTTTTTGATTTTGCCTGGAGAGCTAACACTAATAATATCAAGCTCTTGGAAGAATACTTAAAGTTTCCCAGCGAGCAAAAGAGTGCAGATCGGTGGTTTATCTTTGCCGTTTTGGCTGGACTGTTGCTAATTTCCATTGTCTTAGTAGCATTGCCCGTGATCCTAATTAGAATTTTGTGGAGCGCCTTTACAGGCGGTTAA
- the dnaA gene encoding chromosomal replication initiator protein DnaA: MEIPIESLWSQVLERLKLELSRPTFETWIKTASAERLENNCLVIRTPNPFARNWLQKYYINTIAHVVQDILGHPVGIYITVAQGDEVSHFSEREVAWESPNSSSISEVVANHNHKTTDLNSKYVFSRFVVGANNRMAHAASLAVAESPGKEFNPLFLCGGVGLGKTHLMQAIGHYRYAISPNCKIFYVSTEQFTNDLITAIRKDSMQSFREHYRAADVLLVDDIQFLEGKEYTQEEFFYTFNTLHEAGKQVVIASDRPPNQIPSLQERLCSRFSMGLIADIQKPDLETRMAILQKKAEDENISLPRDVIEYIASNYTSNIRELEGALIRAVAYISIWGLPMTVENITPVLEPPNEKMAATPEAILKVVADNFDVSIDDLKGNSRRREISWARQLGMYLMRQHTALSLPRIGEEFGGKDHTTVIYSCDKINQLQESDRTLAQTIRQLSDRINMTSRSQKPS; this comes from the coding sequence ATGGAAATTCCCATAGAAAGTCTGTGGAGTCAGGTACTAGAGCGCCTAAAGCTTGAACTATCCCGACCTACCTTTGAAACTTGGATCAAAACTGCTAGTGCAGAGCGATTAGAAAATAATTGTTTGGTTATCCGCACTCCTAACCCATTTGCTCGTAATTGGTTACAGAAGTATTACATCAATACTATTGCTCATGTAGTCCAAGATATTCTCGGTCATCCCGTGGGAATTTACATTACGGTTGCTCAAGGTGATGAAGTTTCTCATTTTAGTGAACGAGAGGTTGCTTGGGAATCACCAAATTCCAGCAGTATTTCTGAAGTTGTAGCTAATCACAATCATAAAACTACTGACTTAAACTCTAAATATGTCTTTTCGCGATTTGTAGTTGGTGCTAACAATCGCATGGCTCATGCTGCTTCTTTGGCAGTTGCAGAATCTCCGGGTAAAGAGTTTAATCCTTTATTTTTATGCGGTGGTGTCGGCTTGGGTAAAACTCATCTGATGCAAGCTATTGGTCATTATCGCTATGCAATTTCTCCTAATTGTAAAATATTTTATGTTTCTACTGAGCAGTTTACTAATGATTTAATTACAGCCATCCGTAAGGATAGTATGCAAAGTTTTCGAGAGCATTACCGAGCGGCTGATGTTTTATTAGTTGATGATATTCAGTTTCTGGAAGGGAAGGAATATACCCAAGAGGAATTTTTCTATACTTTTAATACTCTACATGAAGCTGGTAAACAAGTTGTCATTGCTTCCGACCGTCCGCCTAATCAAATTCCTAGCTTGCAAGAACGTCTTTGTTCTCGGTTTTCTATGGGCTTAATTGCCGATATCCAAAAGCCGGATTTAGAAACGAGAATGGCAATTTTACAGAAAAAGGCTGAGGATGAAAATATTAGTCTTCCCCGCGACGTGATTGAGTATATTGCTTCTAACTACACTTCTAATATTCGAGAATTAGAAGGAGCTTTAATTCGGGCGGTGGCTTATATTTCTATTTGGGGTTTACCGATGACGGTGGAAAATATCACACCAGTTTTAGAACCGCCTAATGAAAAAATGGCAGCTACCCCAGAAGCAATTTTAAAGGTTGTGGCGGATAACTTTGATGTTTCAATAGATGACCTTAAAGGTAACTCACGAAGAAGAGAGATTAGCTGGGCGCGTCAACTAGGAATGTATCTGATGCGCCAACACACCGCTTTGAGTTTGCCAAGAATAGGCGAGGAGTTTGGTGGTAAAGACCATACAACGGTAATCTATAGTTGCGATAAAATTAATCAACTCCAGGAGAGCGATCGCACTTTAGCACAAACCATCCGCCAACTGAGCGATCGCATCAATATGACTAGCCGTTCTCAAAAACCATCGTGA
- a CDS encoding HhoA/HhoB/HtrA family serine endopeptidase, whose translation MKITNHHSAPKKIKTRGLPQRLWMLSYGVAVVFLGSCSLLPARTVDNQQSDTQAQNTTEPNPVIVPPQIFSSSGDPNFVVKVVQQVGPAVVRIDSSRTITSRVPDEFNDPFFRRFFGEGSPQPRQRVERGSGSGFIINSSGQIVTNAHVVDGADRVTVILKDGRTFDGKVLGEDPVTDVATIKIDANNLPTLAVGNSDTLQPGEAVVAIGNPLGLNNTVTSGIISATGRSGSDIGASDKRVDYIQTDAAINPGNSGGPLLNARGQVIAMNTAIIRGAQGLGFAIPINTVQRIAQQLIATGKVDHPYLGVQMVTLTPEIKEKIKNGAGDRLNLTADEGVLLVEIVPRSPASIAGLRVGDVIKSINSQPVTKIEEVQKLVEKSKIGTKLPIEVERNGQIVQVGVQPAPLPVRREG comes from the coding sequence ATGAAGATAACAAACCATCACTCAGCACCCAAAAAGATTAAAACCAGGGGCTTACCCCAGAGGTTGTGGATGCTCTCATATGGGGTAGCAGTGGTGTTCCTGGGGAGCTGCTCTCTTCTACCTGCTAGGACTGTTGATAATCAGCAAAGCGATACTCAAGCCCAAAACACAACAGAACCTAATCCGGTAATTGTCCCCCCGCAGATTTTCTCTTCGTCTGGAGATCCTAATTTTGTCGTGAAAGTAGTGCAACAGGTGGGGCCTGCGGTAGTTCGTATTGATTCTTCCCGAACAATCACTTCTCGCGTACCAGACGAATTTAACGATCCATTTTTCCGGCGGTTTTTTGGAGAGGGAAGTCCACAGCCTAGACAACGGGTAGAGCGGGGTAGTGGCTCTGGATTTATTATTAACTCTTCTGGTCAAATTGTTACCAACGCCCATGTGGTAGATGGTGCTGATAGAGTGACTGTTATACTCAAAGATGGCCGGACTTTTGATGGGAAAGTTTTGGGTGAAGACCCGGTAACAGATGTGGCAACGATTAAAATTGACGCTAATAATCTGCCAACTCTAGCTGTGGGTAACTCCGATACCTTGCAACCAGGAGAAGCAGTAGTAGCTATTGGCAACCCGTTAGGCTTGAATAATACCGTCACTTCTGGAATTATTAGTGCCACAGGTCGTTCTGGTAGCGATATTGGTGCTAGTGACAAGCGGGTTGATTACATCCAAACGGATGCTGCGATTAACCCTGGTAATTCTGGTGGGCCATTGCTTAATGCTCGTGGACAGGTAATTGCGATGAACACAGCTATTATTCGCGGCGCTCAAGGTTTGGGATTTGCTATCCCTATTAACACTGTACAAAGAATTGCCCAGCAATTAATTGCTACAGGTAAGGTGGATCATCCTTATTTAGGTGTCCAGATGGTGACACTGACACCAGAAATTAAAGAAAAAATAAAAAATGGAGCAGGCGATCGCTTAAATCTTACAGCAGATGAAGGCGTTTTGCTGGTTGAGATTGTGCCGCGATCGCCTGCATCTATAGCTGGACTACGAGTCGGCGATGTGATTAAAAGCATTAACAGCCAGCCTGTTACTAAAATTGAAGAAGTACAAAAGCTAGTAGAAAAGAGCAAAATTGGTACTAAATTACCCATAGAAGTGGAACGCAATGGGCAAATTGTCCAAGTAGGAGTTCAACCTGCTCCTTTGCCTGTGAGACGTGAAGGATAA
- a CDS encoding NAD-binding protein, translated as MKPRIIVCGLGRTGYKTFRLLRHQGAFVVGIHHQSISGETAGDVIVGDLQAASTLTAAGIQQAHTLVIAGSKDALNLSIMMQARVLNPQIRIINRFYNTNLGERLDQSLPDHLSMSVVGLAAPVFTFAALGNRAIGQIKLFQQTWPIHEEYIHENHFWKGRRLSELWEDRSRMLIYYLPVKGEMDLVSAVISGQEIQVGDRIIIGTQPRIRSPRRSLIKKLLKVMTNLQQFQQHGRSVVVGAIVLLAVILIATFTYMSAELSLSPVDALYFSVGMITGAGGNDKVVENAPNSIKLFTVVMMLVGAVVIGIWYAMLTDFVLGSRFKQFWDAARIPQRSHYIVCGLSGIGVRIVQQLHASGHEVVVVEPDSNNKYINTARELGIPVIQGDASFRTILKASNINSAAAVLAVTSNDATNLEIALKAKGLTPSIPVIVHYADPDFAGIAQQLFGFEAVLSPAELAAPAFAAAALGGRILGNGITADSLWVAFATVITTSHVFCGQWVKDVAISADCVPLYVETNHQTLHGWDLLETNLSDGDVLYMTMPATRLYQLWRGEQVCESHA; from the coding sequence ATGAAACCCAGAATTATTGTTTGTGGCTTAGGACGTACCGGATATAAAACCTTTCGTCTGCTGAGACATCAGGGAGCCTTCGTTGTTGGCATTCATCACCAATCTATCTCTGGCGAAACAGCAGGAGATGTGATTGTTGGAGATTTACAAGCAGCTTCTACCCTGACAGCAGCAGGAATTCAACAGGCGCACACTTTAGTCATCGCTGGATCTAAAGATGCTCTGAATTTATCTATTATGATGCAAGCGCGGGTGCTGAATCCCCAGATTCGGATTATCAACCGTTTTTATAATACAAATTTAGGAGAGCGCCTAGATCAAAGTTTGCCAGACCATTTGAGTATGAGTGTTGTCGGATTAGCAGCACCCGTATTTACCTTTGCAGCGCTGGGAAACAGAGCGATCGGACAAATAAAATTATTTCAGCAAACTTGGCCAATTCACGAAGAATACATTCATGAAAACCACTTCTGGAAGGGCCGAAGGTTGAGTGAATTGTGGGAAGACCGATCGCGGATGCTAATTTATTACTTGCCAGTCAAAGGTGAGATGGATTTGGTATCAGCTGTCATATCTGGCCAAGAAATCCAAGTAGGCGATCGCATAATTATTGGTACACAACCCCGCATCCGTTCTCCCCGGAGATCGTTGATTAAAAAACTGCTGAAAGTTATGACTAATCTTCAGCAGTTTCAGCAACATGGGCGATCGGTAGTAGTGGGTGCTATTGTCCTATTAGCGGTGATCCTGATCGCTACATTCACCTATATGTCGGCTGAGTTGAGTTTGTCTCCTGTCGATGCTCTATATTTTTCTGTAGGCATGATTACAGGAGCGGGTGGTAATGACAAAGTAGTAGAAAATGCTCCTAACAGTATTAAGTTATTTACTGTTGTAATGATGCTGGTTGGAGCAGTGGTAATTGGTATTTGGTATGCCATGCTCACCGATTTTGTCTTAGGAAGCCGCTTTAAGCAATTTTGGGATGCAGCCCGAATTCCCCAGCGATCGCACTACATTGTCTGTGGCTTGAGTGGTATTGGGGTGAGAATTGTCCAACAACTCCACGCCAGCGGACATGAAGTTGTAGTAGTTGAACCCGACTCCAACAATAAATATATCAACACCGCCCGCGAACTGGGTATTCCCGTCATTCAGGGAGATGCCAGCTTCCGCACAATACTCAAAGCCAGCAATATAAACTCTGCCGCCGCAGTGCTGGCTGTTACTAGCAATGATGCTACCAACCTGGAAATTGCCCTCAAAGCCAAAGGTTTAACACCCAGCATTCCGGTGATTGTTCATTATGCCGATCCTGATTTTGCTGGGATAGCGCAACAGCTATTTGGCTTCGAGGCTGTACTGAGTCCGGCTGAACTGGCAGCCCCAGCTTTTGCTGCCGCTGCACTAGGGGGGCGTATCCTTGGTAATGGCATCACAGCGGATAGTCTTTGGGTGGCTTTTGCGACTGTGATTACAACTTCACACGTCTTTTGCGGTCAGTGGGTGAAAGATGTAGCAATCTCTGCTGACTGTGTACCTTTATACGTAGAAACAAATCACCAAACTCTTCATGGCTGGGATTTATTAGAAACTAACCTCAGTGATGGTGATGTTTTATATATGACTATGCCAGCGACGCGGCTATATCAATTGTGGCGGGGCGAACAAGTTTGCGAATCACACGCTTAA
- a CDS encoding tellurite resistance TerB family protein: MSKRNLPKGRSVSSVALEPEVAIAILGLFSAAADCEGISSTEEYALSEFLGRVDLFEDYSEEDFEELTEKVVSLIEEEEPEDLIAQSIESLPNRGYREAAYITAILVVGIDEEVPESEQDYISELQEALNISDERAQELIDAVFGEEEEEE, translated from the coding sequence ATGTCTAAACGCAACTTGCCAAAAGGCCGTAGTGTTAGTTCAGTTGCTCTAGAACCAGAAGTGGCGATCGCAATTCTGGGGTTGTTTTCTGCTGCGGCTGATTGTGAAGGTATTTCTTCCACAGAAGAATATGCTTTGAGTGAATTTCTCGGTCGGGTTGACTTATTTGAAGATTACTCTGAAGAAGACTTTGAAGAATTGACCGAAAAAGTCGTCAGCTTGATTGAAGAAGAAGAACCAGAAGATTTAATCGCCCAGTCTATCGAATCCTTACCCAATAGAGGTTATCGCGAAGCTGCATACATCACAGCTATCTTAGTAGTAGGGATTGACGAAGAAGTACCCGAAAGCGAACAAGATTATATCTCTGAACTTCAAGAAGCCTTAAATATTTCAGACGAACGCGCACAAGAACTTATAGACGCAGTGTTCGGAGAAGAAGAGGAAGAAGAGTAA
- a CDS encoding D-alanine--D-alanine ligase family protein, translated as MTKLRVGLLFGGRSGEHEVSIKSAGAIAKALSAGENANKYEILPFYIQKDGRWLAGEAPEKVLASGSPLLESQESTSEGNLTSNPQAQTLSKWQSPSQVAQVDVWFPILHGPNGEDGTIQGLLTLMQVPFVGSGVLGSAMGMDKIAMKIAFEQAGLPQVKYKAVTRSQVWSNPCVFPKLCDEIEAALGYPAFVKPANLGSSVGIAKVRSRPELEAALDSAASYDRRLVVEAGVVAREVECAVLGNDQPQASVIGEITYDSDFYDYETKYTEGRADLLIPAQLPDAIARQIQDMALQAFAAVDAAGLARVDFFYVEATQEVFINEINTLPGFTATSMYPQLWAHSGVSFPELVDRLIQLALERHSPS; from the coding sequence ATGACTAAGCTGCGGGTGGGGTTACTGTTTGGCGGTCGTTCGGGAGAACATGAAGTTTCGATCAAATCAGCTGGGGCGATCGCTAAAGCCTTAAGTGCAGGGGAAAATGCTAACAAGTACGAAATACTGCCTTTTTACATCCAAAAAGATGGCCGCTGGCTGGCTGGAGAAGCACCCGAAAAGGTTTTAGCAAGCGGCAGTCCGTTACTGGAATCTCAAGAATCAACATCTGAGGGAAATCTGACATCTAACCCTCAAGCCCAAACCCTGAGCAAGTGGCAATCTCCCTCTCAAGTTGCCCAAGTAGATGTTTGGTTTCCCATCCTCCACGGCCCCAACGGTGAAGATGGAACGATTCAAGGGTTACTCACCTTGATGCAAGTCCCCTTCGTCGGTTCTGGGGTTTTAGGTTCGGCAATGGGCATGGATAAAATTGCCATGAAAATTGCCTTTGAGCAAGCGGGATTACCACAGGTAAAATATAAAGCGGTAACTAGATCCCAAGTTTGGTCTAATCCTTGCGTATTTCCGAAACTGTGTGATGAGATTGAGGCAGCGTTAGGTTATCCTGCTTTTGTCAAGCCAGCTAATTTGGGTTCATCGGTGGGTATTGCCAAAGTGCGATCGCGCCCAGAATTAGAAGCCGCTTTAGATAGTGCTGCCAGTTACGATCGCCGACTAGTTGTAGAAGCTGGAGTAGTCGCTAGAGAAGTTGAGTGTGCCGTTTTAGGTAACGATCAACCCCAAGCCTCTGTCATTGGAGAGATTACTTATGACAGCGATTTTTATGATTATGAAACTAAATATACTGAGGGTCGGGCAGATTTACTGATCCCTGCACAGCTTCCAGATGCGATCGCTCGTCAAATTCAGGACATGGCTTTGCAAGCTTTTGCCGCTGTTGACGCTGCTGGGTTAGCAAGGGTAGATTTTTTCTATGTAGAAGCAACACAAGAAGTATTTATTAACGAAATCAATACGTTACCAGGCTTTACTGCAACGAGTATGTATCCCCAACTCTGGGCTCATAGTGGAGTCTCCTTTCCAGAATTAGTCGATCGGTTAATTCAACTTGCTCTTGAAAGGCATTCTCCTAGCTGA
- the def gene encoding peptide deformylase — MTELAPIIQLGNPTLRQKAAWVENIQDEQIQKLIEDLIATVAKANGVGIAAPQVAQSYRLFIAASRPNARYPNAPEMEPTAMINPQIIAHSTEVVKDWEGCLSVPGIRGLVPRYKSIEVEYTDSQGNLQKQELTDFIARIFQHEYDHLDGIVFVDRLENTLDMITEQEYQQRVVNK; from the coding sequence ATGACTGAATTAGCGCCGATAATTCAATTAGGCAATCCAACATTGCGCCAAAAAGCTGCTTGGGTTGAAAATATTCAAGATGAGCAGATCCAAAAATTAATTGAGGACTTAATCGCCACTGTTGCCAAGGCTAACGGTGTGGGAATTGCTGCGCCTCAAGTAGCACAATCCTATCGTTTATTTATTGCGGCTTCCCGTCCTAATGCCAGGTATCCCAACGCCCCGGAAATGGAACCTACTGCTATGATTAATCCCCAAATCATTGCTCATTCAACCGAAGTTGTCAAAGATTGGGAAGGTTGTTTAAGTGTTCCAGGAATTAGGGGGTTAGTTCCTCGGTATAAATCTATTGAGGTGGAATACACAGACTCTCAAGGCAACTTACAAAAACAAGAATTAACAGATTTTATCGCTCGGATTTTTCAACACGAGTACGATCATCTCGACGGTATCGTATTTGTCGATCGCCTAGAGAACACTCTCGATATGATTACTGAGCAAGAATACCAACAACGAGTAGTTAACAAATAA
- a CDS encoding alpha/beta hydrolase: MKDWWQATFPKGRQSLVISDAKGYPIQIAYGEKGKGKPLILLHGMGSWSYNWRHSVAALSKYYRVICFDAKGFGFSEKPLSRKEHNGHQVIEFQRIIQALCDEPAVIVAESLGGLVALALAQENPQLIGRLIVVNVPVFAEQLPHWSMWLLAKTPLEVMQTIDSLRLTYLFAPLFREVMAIERRGVLFDPSILTQEDIYWITYPFTELPGTIAKVAEELQIAAREIENWQANKPNMLTKIQNNLSAIKCPTLVLWGEQDSWFPASHGKKLHQHIPNSKLQILSNCCHDASTGASEVLNKTILEFLQDTNF, encoded by the coding sequence ATGAAAGATTGGTGGCAAGCTACTTTTCCCAAAGGGCGGCAAAGTTTAGTTATTAGTGATGCTAAAGGTTATCCTATACAAATTGCTTATGGCGAAAAAGGTAAAGGTAAACCGCTAATTTTATTACATGGTATGGGGAGTTGGAGCTACAATTGGCGCCACAGTGTAGCAGCATTATCTAAATATTACCGAGTAATTTGTTTTGATGCCAAAGGTTTTGGTTTTTCAGAAAAACCATTATCTCGTAAAGAACACAACGGTCATCAAGTTATTGAGTTTCAAAGAATTATTCAGGCATTATGTGATGAACCCGCAGTGATTGTGGCAGAATCTTTGGGGGGATTAGTTGCCCTTGCTCTTGCTCAAGAAAATCCGCAGTTAATCGGACGGCTTATAGTAGTAAACGTACCTGTTTTTGCCGAACAGCTACCCCATTGGTCTATGTGGCTGCTTGCCAAAACACCCTTAGAAGTAATGCAAACAATTGACTCCTTACGTCTGACATATTTGTTTGCACCTCTATTTAGAGAAGTTATGGCAATAGAAAGACGTGGGGTATTATTCGATCCCTCAATTTTGACGCAGGAAGATATCTATTGGATAACTTACCCGTTTACTGAATTGCCTGGTACGATCGCAAAAGTTGCCGAAGAGTTACAAATAGCGGCGCGAGAAATCGAGAATTGGCAAGCAAATAAGCCAAATATGCTCACCAAAATTCAAAATAATCTGAGTGCAATTAAGTGTCCTACACTAGTTTTGTGGGGTGAGCAAGATAGTTGGTTTCCTGCTAGTCATGGTAAAAAATTACATCAACATATCCCCAATTCCAAATTACAGATTTTATCTAACTGTTGTCATGATGCCTCAACTGGTGCTTCTGAGGTGTTGAATAAAACGATTCTTGAGTTTTTACAAGATACTAACTTCTAA